The Comamonas endophytica sequence GGTAGCCCCCTTTGAGCATCAGCGCCAACGCCTGGTAGAGCATGGCCAGCCGGAAGTCCTCCACGCGGCGTTGGAGCCAGGGCACGCGCATCGCCAGCGCCAGCAAATGCCGGCGCGCCGTGCCGCGCCAGACCCAGGCGCCCAACGCGAGCACGGCCACAGCGACCGCGATCAGAGTGACCGCCTGGTGACGGCTCACCCACTGGGCCAGGCCGATCATCGCGCTGACGGAGACGCTGGCGTCACCGCCGCGCAGATGGGTGTACATGCGCGCAAAGTTGGGCATCACCACCAACAACAGAAATAGCGAGATCCCCATGCCTAGCGCAGTGACCAGTGCCGGGTAGATCGCCGCGCTGACCACCTTGCGGCGCAGTTGCTCGACCAGCGCGTCGAATTGAAGGTAATCGGACAGCGCCTGCGCCAGGTCGCTGGTGCGTTCTCCCGCGCGGACCGCCGCCACGAGCACTGCTGGCGCCTCGGGCAATTGCTGCAGCGCCTGCGACAGCGCCATGCCTTGATGGAGCTGGGCCAGCAGCTGCGCAGCAAGGCTGCCGGCCTGCCCGGCCAAACGCTCGCGCGCACAGAGCGTGTCGACGGCCTCCACCACGGTCATGCCCGCCTGGATCAGCATGCGCACTTCCCGGCAGAAAATGGCATAGCGGCCACGCTGGGCCTTTCGCGGCCGCGGGTGCGCCAGGGCAGGAGATCCGACATCGCGCATCGACAGCACGGCGCAGCCTTGCGCCATCAGCCGCTGTCGCAAGCATGCCTGCGATTCGGCCACCAGGCGCTCTTCGCTCACCCGGTCATCGCCCAGGCTCAGGTAGCGCACGGCAAAAATCCTGCTCATGGCTTGTGCTCCATCGGCGGACTGTCCGGCGCTGGCTTGTATATGAATCGCCATTCGCTGTAATGCTGTGCGCTGCCCAGGCCGAGTTCGGCCGGCTCGGCGCCTGCCGCCCGGATGGGCCGCGCCTGGCCCTTGCTGTAGACCCCGGCAATTCCTCCGCCCGGTGCGGCCACGATGCCCCAATCATCCGTACGCGTGAAGGGATCGAGCGGAACGCGGCGCAGGTGGCGGAGCAAGCTGACAAAGCGTCGGTCATTGGTCAGTTCCTCCAGCGACCAGGGCCACTGCTTGACAGCGCCCGGGGAACGCTCGTGATAGGCACCGATGGCGCGCACGATGTCCGCTCCCGAGCGCAGCAAGTCGGCCTCGCGCTCGCGCTGGGCCTGCTGGGAAACCACCGCCATCACCTGATGCGTCGCCAGCGCCAGCAGGGCCAGGGCGGCCAGCAACGCCACCAGGGTGAAGCCGCCTTGCGTGCGGCAGCGGCGGCCAGGCAAGAATTCACCAGTTCGCATAGGCACTCCCGTCGTTGGCATGCCCGGTGGCGCCGCTCCTGACGTCAAAGACCGATTCGCCACCCCCTTCCCGCGCCGGCACCGGTACCCAGCTGTCGCTGCGCCCGGTGATCGGATCCTCGGGCACGGCACGGATATAGCGGGCGTCCACCATTTCGTCCAGAGTCAGGGGATATCTTCCCTTGTCACGGTAGAACTGGTCGATGGTCTGGCGCAGCCCCAGCAGGTTGTAGTGCAGCGTGGCTTCGCGCGCTTCATGCACGCGCTCCAGATACAAGGGCGTAGTGATGCCCGCCAGGATCGCCAATACCGCCAGCACCACCAACAGCTCGATCAGCGTGAAGCCGGCTTGGCGCATGAAACGCCCGCATCCATCGCCCATGGGTTCACCAGCTCGCATAGCTGCTTCCATCAAGCGCCAGGGCGTCCGACGAGGAACGCACATCGAAAACGTCGGCTCCGGGAGCCGGTTTGTCGGGGGGAGAGGCATAGCTGCGCAGCCGCCAGGTCTGCGGCGCTGGCAGGCTGGGGTCGGAAAACGGGTCGCGCGGGATCCGGCGCAGGAAGTACAGCTGCCGCCCTGCTCCTGCCGCCCGGGCATCGGCCACGCCAGCCACCAGCACCTGCAAAGACGCCGGGTAGCCCGAGTCGGTGCTGCCGGCAGCAATCACGCCGCGTTCTGCCTGGCGCTTGTAGTCGTCGATGGCAGCACGGATCTCCCATAGCGACCGGCGCAGTTCGCGCTCCTTGCCGGCCTTCACCAGCGTCTCGCCCAGTGGCAGGATGGCCGCCGCCAGAATGCCCAGCACAGCCATTACCACCAGCAGCTCGATCAGGGTGAAGCCCGGCGCGAAGCGGCACGACGCATGGGATGTGCGCGCTGCCATCACTGCACTTCCACCGACCAGGTGGGCTTTGCTGCCAGCGGAACCAGCGCATTCACCCCCAATGGATCCAGGGCCTGAAACCACAGCCCGGCCTTGCCCGGCACCAGGGCCTTGAGACGCAACAGGATCAGATCGCCAGTCCCCGTCACCCCCTTCTCGGCATTGCTCAGCAGTCCCACGCTGACCCGGCCTTGCGCTGCATTGACGGCGTGCGTGAAACTGCTGGCTGCCGGTGACTGGCGGAAAAATGTGCCTTCGGAAACATTCACGACCTGCAGATGCTCGGGAGCAAAGCGCAAATCCATGGGCATGCCGCTCAGCGGCACGCCGGAGGCCGCATGTAGCGCCACGGTGAAGGTCTCTCCCGCCTTGACCGATGCGGGGCCTTTGAACTCGAGGCTCAAGCCTGCTGGCAGCGGCTGCGCATCGACCGGCGGCCCCGATGGCGCACCGGCCGCCGCAGCCGCAGTGGATGCCTTCTCTGCCGACGGATTGGTACGCTTACCCGGGCGTTGCCGCAGCCGCGTGAAATTCTCCGTTCCCACCCACATCTCGGCTTGCGCCAGCTCCGGACGGGGAGCGGAGCGCAGGATGCGCGGAGTGATGGCCAACACCAATTCGGTGTTGTTCACATCGTCTTTGTTGCTGGAAAACAATCGCCCCGCCACCGGTAGGTCGCCCAGCCCGGGTATGCGGTTGGAGCTGTTGCGGTCGCTCTTGCTGATCAGTCCGCCCAGCAGCTGGGTTTCTCCATCACGCAAGCGCAGCGTGGTGTTGGCATTGCGCGTGCCGATCTGATAGGCGAGCGATCCTCCGGTGGAGCGCACCTCACCGGCCACCGCGCTGACTTCCAGGCCCAGCTTGATGGCTACCTCATCATCGGGAGACACGATCGGCTCGACTTCCAGCTTCAGTCCCACCTCCTGGTAGCTAATGTTCTCGGAAACGAAGCCGTTGGAGCCGGCGGTGGTGGTGACCACCGGGAGCTTGTCACCGATCAGGATCGTGGCCTTTTCGCGGCTGCGCGAGCGAATGCGGGGGTTGGCCAGGGTGTTGAAGTCACCGACCTCACGCCGCAGATTGAGCAGCAGGCTGCCCACGCCGACCCCTATGCGGCCGGAGTTGACGCTGCCCAGGCTGTCCAGGGTGAGACCGCCCTGCCCGGCCAGGGGCAGCAGAGACAGGCTCACGCTATGCGGCACATTGATACCCAATTCGGTCAGGCGGGTGGCCTTGATCTCCATCACCTCCACTTCGAGCATGACTTCGGCCTCGCCCTGGTCGTGCAGAGCGACCAGGCGCTCGGCCAGCGCCACGATCTCCGGCGGCTCGCGCAGCGCGATCATGTTGGCCCTCTCGTCGACAAAGGGCGGCTGGATGCGCAGCATGCTCTGCAGCAGCGTGGCCGTGGTCTTGGCCTGCGCATTGGCCAGGTGGAAGACACGTATCACCTGCTCGCGGTGCTGCTTGAGCTTTTCCGGCGTGCTGGGAAATACCATGACCGTCTTCGCGTCCACGATATGGCGGGACAGTTGAAAGGCGCTCAGCACCAGGTCAATGGCATCTTCGACCTGGGCCGAGCGTATGAAGATGCTGGCACGCTGGTCCATGGGCACGTCGCGATCGACGACGAAACTCACTCCGCTGCCGTCGCGGATCGCTTCCAGCAGCGAGGCCAGCGGCGCATCGCGAAAGTCCAGGCTGATCGCGCGGACCTCGGCCAGGGCCCGCTGGCTGTCCGAGCCTGCGGCAATGCGGGTCTCCAGTTCCAGCTGGCGCTTGAGGTGGGTCAGTTCCGGATGGCGCGGTGCATGTCCCAGCGCACTGTCTATTGTGCGCAATGCGGCGCCCTTCTCGCTTGCGGTCGCCTGCTGGCGTGCGATCTGCAGCGATTGCTGCACGTGCCGCTCGCGCATCAGGTCCGTCTGCAGGTCCTTCACGCGGGCATTTTGCGGATCCAGCCGCAGCGCGCGCGCCAAGGTCGCGCGCGCCGCATCCCACTGACCGTTCATGCGTTCCTGCGTCGCCTGGGCCGCCAGCCGCGCCAGGGCTTCGTCGCGGCTGCTGATCAGTCCGCTGCGCAATGCGGTGCTGTCCGGGTAGCGCGAGCTGCCCTCCCGCAGGGTCTCGATCGCGGCCTCGAACTGGCCGCCACGCAGCTGCGCCGCTGCTTCGTCACGGATCCTCTGGTGCGCGCAGCCGGCCAGCAGCAGCATGGCCGCGCAGATGCCTGCGCACTTCAACATCATCTGTTTGTTGGCTGACGTCATAAAGGATCATCGGGTCTCAAAACGGGGTGCAGGCGGCAGGACCAGCTGCACCACGGCTTGGGTCTGCGGGTGCATCAGTTCCACCATGTCTGTGCCCATGCGTTCGACGCGGTAGCCGTTGGCAAATACCTTGCCCGGCTCGAGCCTGGCCGAGCTGCCATCGCCCCAGCGGGCCAATACGATGGTTTGTCCGCCGGGCGTGCGCATGCGGCCGGTGAAAATAAGCTGAGGCACCGGCACCCTGGGAATCTCCGGCAAGGCCAACACGGCTGGTGGCGGTGCGACAACGGCCAGGGGCGCAGTCGGCGGCAGGAAGAAAGGATCCCGGGCTGCAACCTCCAGTGGTTTGCGTGCGGCCGAGGAGGTAGTGGCTCTGGCCTCTGAATGGGCCATCACAGCAAACGCACCGGCTGCCGCCGTCGTGGCCAACACTACCCGCCACCACAGCCGGCAAAAAGCTGATCCAGTGATTGGCTCAATCGTGTACATACAGCACCCAGGTCCACTGCGCGTCCAGCACTCCATGGCTGCCGGGAACCGCCTGCAAACGCAGGTTCTGCACCGCAAGCGAAGGATTGCCCTGCATCAACGCAGATTGCCAGACCTTGGAGGCTGCATAGGAGCCCCTGGTCGAGACATCCAGCATCACCTTGCCCCGGGAGGAAGCGGTGGCAGCGTGATGCGTCACGGACAAGGACCGGAGCACGATGCCCCTGTGCGAGGCCTCCTCACTGGCCTGCCGGATCACCTCGTTCGTGCTGTGCCTCGAAGGCCATTGATCAGTCTGATGCGTTGCCGCATCACTTGCAGGTGGCTCCGGCTTGCTGCCTTGCTGGATGGCCAGATCCATTTTTGCGCGTGACTGCTGCAGCTTTTCCTCTGCGCGGGTGCTCAGCAGGGCCGTACCCCAAGCCGCCAGCGAACATAGCGCCAGGGCGTAGACGAGGTGATGAGCCGTGGGCTGCGGGCCAGAAGGCCAGCGCGGTCGCGGGATATGGCGGATTTGAAACATGATCAATTGCTTGAATAATTTCGCGAATGTCCTTGAAAACAATGCCTTCAAGATAAATTTCTTTCCCCTTCGTGGAAATCATCTTCCAAAGAAATCCGTGCACGATTTGAATTCTTTCATCAATCACATCCACCGGCTGCGCTCAAAGACAGGTCACGCAATACTTTGCCGACACGCCTCACGGGTCTGCCTCAGATATACCAGGTGAGCAACCAGTATCCATGGCGGCATGCAAACCAAAAAGTGGCCAGCAGGTTTGTTGTTGCAACCATTTCCCAGCAAGCCAGACACCCAACAAATGCTCCTACATCGAATCTCCAATCAATTGGAACACTCTTCCTGTCGCCAAAACATATGCAGCACGCCAGACCGCCCACAGTTCAAATATGGCTCCGACATACGTTACCAAGATGAGCGCACGCTCGATGAATGCCTGGCCGCGTCGCAGATCTGCATCCCAAGCCGCGAGGTAAAATAACGTCTTGGAATAGAGCAAGTAATATGCAGCGGCCTGCAGACGGAAATTTCACTACAATCTTGGATATTCAGCACTTCAGCCATGGCAAAAAGCGCTTAGACGATCTCGCCAATTTCCTTGAAATCAATGCCTTTCAATCCAAGCTTCCCCACCCTTTCCCGAAACGCATTCGTCACAAAAAGCTGACCACGGTTTGACTCCTGGAATGTAAAGATATCCCATGTCTGCGCCTTCGGATCAGTCACGCGAATTTTCAAGACGCTGTAAATTTCACCGTTCAACCCACGCAGAACCTCAGAGGCGGCTGCATCAAATTCAGAAACAGTTTGCAAACAGTTCAGCAATAACCACGGCTCATCAGAAACAGTGATGGGCAAAAGCTCAATTCCGCACGAAGATTCTGGAAAAAGCTCATCCTTTAACTCCTCCTTAAAGGCCAACACGCCGGGGAGATAGACAGTGCAAATGTCTGGAAGATTATTTTTTCTACCACCATCTGGATCAAATTCAAAATCAGCAGAAAATCCTGCATCCAGCATGGATGTGCGATTGATATTTTTACTGATCAATGGCCATTTTGAAAAGTCACGTAGGAGGATCGACCGATACTTGTTTGAGGTGTGTGTCGCGAATAATTTTTTCATAGCTAATTTCTTCCAGTAGGGAATGTATTTGATATAAGTTGCATCCGTATAACCGACAGCCGGGCAGCTACTTCCGCGTAGCTGCCCGCCCCCTCCAAACGCTGATTAACCGCATCGTAATAGACATAAGTATGCATGTTTCTGTGGTACTTCGCGTCAAGAAATACGCCATTAAAGCCACTATTCACATCCATCCCCACACGCTCCAATACGGCCAGCGCTGGCTTGGCGCGATTATGCTGGGCAACTATATGATGGGCATGCTGACCAGGCTCACGCATTTGATCGATATCCCGACTCATATTACGCGCCAGTTTGGCGCTGTCACTTTTGAAAACATAGGATAATTGATCGAAAAAATCGGCAAAGAAATCATCGAGCCTCACCGCCAACGCTTGGTTTCTAGCCTGTACTGACTCGCCTCCTGAACCTGGCACTGCACCAACCATACCCCTATGGAGCATCCGATTGAACAGGTACCCATAAGCTCCCGTTTCGGCGCCATTCGCAAATTTGCCGCCGCCTGCAACTGCACCGACACCCCCCGCTACCGCGTGAGCAACAGTGTTTGCAACGATATTTTCGAAACTTGGCCCATATTGGCTGAAGAGGCTACCCACCGCACCGGCAGCGGCGCCGCTTTCACACTTTCCACCCCCTGCTGCGCTGCCGACGCAGCCGACGGCAGCATGCGCGACCACATTGCCGAAACCACTGGGCGCAATGCTGCCGGCACCGTACATCAGGCCTGCAGTCAACGCCCCGCTCACGGTTCCCCTGAGACTGCCACTGGACACTGCACCGGATATGCCGCCGGCGGCAATATTCGAGCCGATCCACATCCCTGTCACCTGAGCCGACGTCAGGGTGGTTCCCGCAGCGGTTGCAGCTGCGGCAGCCGAACCAGCCCAGGCGCTGTAAATCATGTGCGGCGCATATACGGCAACAACGATTGCAGTCGCTACCCGAACTACCCTTTTGAGCTTGAAACGGAAGTAGCCGCTGGGGTCGGTATAGAGCAGCGGGTTGTTCAGGACATAGGCATATCGGTTGTGGCTCTGCAGATTGTCCGGGTATTGGATGTTCGGGTCCGCGCTCATGAACCTGCCGACAAGCGGATCGAACACACGACCGTTCATATGGATGAGGCCCATCTCATCGAGATGTTCATGCAGCGTGTAGCCGCGCTCGGTGCTTGCCCCGTACAGCGCATCGAGCGTGTCGCTGGTGCCGTTGGGCAAGCGTCGCTTGCCCCAAGGGTCGTACGCCATGCGCTCGACCACCGCTCCGGCCTCGTTGCTGACTGCGGCAATGGAGCCCAGGTGGTCGTGGTGGAAGTAGGCGATGCTGGTCGCCGACTTGCCATCGGGATGGCCCTCGCGCTTTACATACAAGGCAAAGGTGATGCCACCTGCGTCCACATAGTGCTTGTGTTCGGTGGTTCCGTTGGCCCTGACTTCCTTTTCATAGGCCAGCCCCTGGCTGTCAGCGCCGTTGTAGTACCAGGTGGTGCCGGCCTGCAGATGGCTGGGGGCATTGGCCGAGAGCTGGACGTCCTGGCGCACGCGCTGGTGCTCAGGGCCATAGACGAAGCTCAGCGTACGGTCGGCGGTGGTGGCAGTGGGGTTGGCCGGCTGCGTCAAATCGCCAAGGAAAATCTCCCTGGGCATATCGAAGCTGGTGTAGGTTTGCCAGCGCACCGTGTGGCGCCCGTTGGCATCGTCCTGGCTGACCGTGTACCAGAGGTTTCCATTGCCCAGTGCCGTGCCGTTGACGGTCTTGGCGCCCGGCCGGTCGTCATCGAAGGCGTAGCTCAGGCGGCGGGTGCCCGTGTTGGCAGCGGTCACCGCCCCCGCAGCAGTCCAGCCGGCAGCCGGCTCCTGCGTGATCTGGGTCAGACGGTTGGGGCGGGCCGGATCGTAGTGATAGTACCCGGCGTCGCTTTTGTATCTGATGTTCCCTGCCGCGTCATACAGGACCTGCGTGCTCTGCGCACCCGGCAGCTCGCCACCGACGGCCGTATACAGGCCCAAACGGTTGAGCGCATCGTATTGGAAGCTCTCGTTGACGCCTGTGCTGGCGTCGGAACGCGTCTTGAGATTGCCCAGCGCGTCATAGCCGTAGCTGTGATGAAGCACATTGCCAGAGGCCTGCCCGGCCAGCGTGGCCTGCACGCTGCGCAGCTTGCCGGTGCTGTCGTCCACGTCCTTGACCGTGGTGATATCGTTGCCCTGGCGGTACTGGGTGATCGCTCCCTGGGCGTTCATGGCCAGCACTTCGAAGGTCACGGTCTGGCTATGCCCCGCCACGCCACCGCCAACGACCTTGCTCACATAGCCGCCAGCAGTGTAGGAATACTCGGCTTTGTAGCCGGTAGGCCAGGTCTTGCTGGCAAGGCGACCCGTCACCGGGTCATAGGTCTGCCCCATGGTGGCGGCGGTGGCACTCGAATCGAGTCTGGTACCTGTGACCGTCGGGCGGCCCAGGGCATCGTAGGTATGTATGCGCTCGTAGCCGTTGTTTGCACGTGCCTCGCACAGCTTGCCTACACCTGCACCGCAACTTGAACCATCGGCCTTCTTGTCATAGTGCCAGGTGCTGAGCAGATCCGGCTCGGCGCGCTCGGTCATGCGTCCAAGCATGTCATAAGCTCTGGTGCTGCTCCGACCCAGGCCATCTGTCTGGCGGACCATTTCACCGAAGGCGTTGTACTCATACTCCCAGCGCCCCATTGCCGGGTCTTCCATCCAGGCTTTCTGGCCTCGTTGGCTATAGCCAATCTTGGTGATGGCTCCCGCGGCGTTGGTCTGGATCAGCTGGCCCAGTGCGTCGTAACTGTAGACAAGCTCGCCGCCCAGATGATCCACGACTTTGGCTACCTGGCCTGCAGCGTTCTTGTGGGTGGTCCTGGTCTGCCCGGCGGCGTTGGTGACCGTAATGACCAGGCCGCCATAGCCGAAGGTGGTGACGGCCGCTGCGCCGGGGGCATCGGAGTCGGGAACCTCCTCTCGGACCGGTCGGCCGATATCGTCATACTGGAACCTGATCCAAGCCGGTGCCCCTCCCTGGAGACGGTAAGGATTGGATCTCTGAAGAACTTCGCCCAGGCTGGTGTAGTGGGTGTCTTGCACCACCACCTGGTCGTGGAAATCCTGCGTCTGCACTCGCACGACACGGTCGAGCGCATCGTGGATCTGTAATTTCTTGGGTGCCAGCAGCGCGCCATTGCCGGCGTAGCTTGCTTCCACCGCATACCAGGCAAGGGAATGGCCGCCAATGGAGGAATCGGCAGCGCAAGGCGCCGCGCCGCCATCGGTTTGGGGCATGCCGCAGAACCGATACTCCCAACGGGTATAGGTTCCGTCGGCACGACGTTCCTCGGTCTTGCGTCCGAACGGATCGTAGGCCCAGGTCGTGGTCCCGCCATTCGGCCCTACCAGCTTGGTCATTGCTCCAAAGCGAGGGTCAAACTCCCTTGTCTCGCTCTGGCCTAGAGCGTTTGTGCTGCTGGTGCCGAAGGTGCCCTCCGGGATGAAGTAACTGATGCCGCCAATGACTACCGTCTGGGCGGCAAAGATGCTCGAGGAAGTGCGCGCGGCATCGGCACTTGCCAGGGCGGTGCCGACGGCGCCAGCACATACCGCCGTCGAAACCGTCTGCTGGTTGCCGTAGGCATCGTAGCTATACGTGGTGCTCAGACAATCCTGAGGGCTGTCAGGCTCCACCACCTCTTTGACCAATAATCCGTCGGCGTCATATTCGAAACTGCTGACTCGCGTGATGTTGCTGTATTGGGCTTGAGCCAGTGGATCAATGCCTACAAATGCGCCAACACTGATTAGCACATAGAACATACGTGCCATCAGCCAACGAATATGCGCCATCGCAGAATATTTGCAATTCATGAATGCACCCTCAATCGCTTGTTGTCGATCGGCTGGCACGCTGCATCAAAATGGCTGCGAACTGGTGACGGTCGCCCTGCGCAGGCGCCCGATCATCCAGGCCGGGCCGTCGGTTCTTGCCGGCTGGTATTCATTGGTGGTGAGCTTGCGATGCTTGACCCCTGCCCCTTCCCTGATGTCCACGGTAATCTGCGTGGGATCGCCAAACTGGCGTACCGCACCGTTCTGGTCGGGGTAACCGCCGTAGCTGCTGCTGGTGAAAAGCGTGGGCATTTGCGCTCCATCGAGCTCCCAGCTGTTTTCGGTGGTACTGGCTACGAAGGGGAAGTGCACCTTGCCGGCAGCCCATTCACCACAGGCGGTCATGGCGGAGTCCGGCTTGACTCCACCAGCCATCCCCTCGCTTTGGTAACAACCCAGCGTGTTGTCGCTGCGCTTGATCAGACGATGGGGGCCGTGCTTGATGAGGCGTGTCTCGGTGGTACGTACCTGACCGGTATGTGGCCACGTCTGGAAAAACTCACTGCACGTCTGGACCCCGGTGCTTTCCAACACGCTCTTCATCCAGCGAAAGCCCAGCATCCCTCGCCCGGAGCCTGGGTGTTGTCCGCTCGCATGTTCCACTTTCAAACCGCCGTATTGGTACGTCGTACGGTTTGCGCCGCCTTTTGCGTCGCTGATGTCGACTTGCTTGACCATCGCCAACGCGCCACGGGCGTCGCTCAGGGGATAGGCCGT is a genomic window containing:
- a CDS encoding type II secretion system F family protein, with the protein product MSRIFAVRYLSLGDDRVSEERLVAESQACLRQRLMAQGCAVLSMRDVGSPALAHPRPRKAQRGRYAIFCREVRMLIQAGMTVVEAVDTLCARERLAGQAGSLAAQLLAQLHQGMALSQALQQLPEAPAVLVAAVRAGERTSDLAQALSDYLQFDALVEQLRRKVVSAAIYPALVTALGMGISLFLLLVVMPNFARMYTHLRGGDASVSVSAMIGLAQWVSRHQAVTLIAVAVAVLALGAWVWRGTARRHLLALAMRVPWLQRRVEDFRLAMLYQALALMLKGGYPMTEALRVASRSALDARLSMALQTGLHRIEQGGAVAQALAEAHLCNEVGRRLMAAAERNGDFHLAADVVSRLHGEQFELFVERLTRIVEPVLLMAVALMVGGIVIMMYLPVFDMATVLR
- a CDS encoding type II secretion system protein; translation: MRTGEFLPGRRCRTQGGFTLVALLAALALLALATHQVMAVVSQQAQREREADLLRSGADIVRAIGAYHERSPGAVKQWPWSLEELTNDRRFVSLLRHLRRVPLDPFTRTDDWGIVAAPGGGIAGVYSKGQARPIRAAGAEPAELGLGSAQHYSEWRFIYKPAPDSPPMEHKP
- a CDS encoding type II secretion system protein, with protein sequence MRQAGFTLIELLVVLAVLAILAGITTPLYLERVHEAREATLHYNLLGLRQTIDQFYRDKGRYPLTLDEMVDARYIRAVPEDPITGRSDSWVPVPAREGGGESVFDVRSGATGHANDGSAYANW
- a CDS encoding type II secretion system protein, which produces MAARTSHASCRFAPGFTLIELLVVMAVLGILAAAILPLGETLVKAGKERELRRSLWEIRAAIDDYKRQAERGVIAAGSTDSGYPASLQVLVAGVADARAAGAGRQLYFLRRIPRDPFSDPSLPAPQTWRLRSYASPPDKPAPGADVFDVRSSSDALALDGSSYASW
- a CDS encoding cohesin domain-containing protein; translated protein: MLLLAGCAHQRIRDEAAAQLRGGQFEAAIETLREGSSRYPDSTALRSGLISSRDEALARLAAQATQERMNGQWDAARATLARALRLDPQNARVKDLQTDLMRERHVQQSLQIARQQATASEKGAALRTIDSALGHAPRHPELTHLKRQLELETRIAAGSDSQRALAEVRAISLDFRDAPLASLLEAIRDGSGVSFVVDRDVPMDQRASIFIRSAQVEDAIDLVLSAFQLSRHIVDAKTVMVFPSTPEKLKQHREQVIRVFHLANAQAKTTATLLQSMLRIQPPFVDERANMIALREPPEIVALAERLVALHDQGEAEVMLEVEVMEIKATRLTELGINVPHSVSLSLLPLAGQGGLTLDSLGSVNSGRIGVGVGSLLLNLRREVGDFNTLANPRIRSRSREKATILIGDKLPVVTTTAGSNGFVSENISYQEVGLKLEVEPIVSPDDEVAIKLGLEVSAVAGEVRSTGGSLAYQIGTRNANTTLRLRDGETQLLGGLISKSDRNSSNRIPGLGDLPVAGRLFSSNKDDVNNTELVLAITPRILRSAPRPELAQAEMWVGTENFTRLRQRPGKRTNPSAEKASTAAAAAGAPSGPPVDAQPLPAGLSLEFKGPASVKAGETFTVALHAASGVPLSGMPMDLRFAPEHLQVVNVSEGTFFRQSPAASSFTHAVNAAQGRVSVGLLSNAEKGVTGTGDLILLRLKALVPGKAGLWFQALDPLGVNALVPLAAKPTWSVEVQ
- a CDS encoding RHS repeat-associated core domain-containing protein, coding for MNCKYSAMAHIRWLMARMFYVLISVGAFVGIDPLAQAQYSNITRVSSFEYDADGLLVKEVVEPDSPQDCLSTTYSYDAYGNQQTVSTAVCAGAVGTALASADAARTSSSIFAAQTVVIGGISYFIPEGTFGTSSTNALGQSETREFDPRFGAMTKLVGPNGGTTTWAYDPFGRKTEERRADGTYTRWEYRFCGMPQTDGGAAPCAADSSIGGHSLAWYAVEASYAGNGALLAPKKLQIHDALDRVVRVQTQDFHDQVVVQDTHYTSLGEVLQRSNPYRLQGGAPAWIRFQYDDIGRPVREEVPDSDAPGAAAVTTFGYGGLVITVTNAAGQTRTTHKNAAGQVAKVVDHLGGELVYSYDALGQLIQTNAAGAITKIGYSQRGQKAWMEDPAMGRWEYEYNAFGEMVRQTDGLGRSSTRAYDMLGRMTERAEPDLLSTWHYDKKADGSSCGAGVGKLCEARANNGYERIHTYDALGRPTVTGTRLDSSATAATMGQTYDPVTGRLASKTWPTGYKAEYSYTAGGYVSKVVGGGVAGHSQTVTFEVLAMNAQGAITQYRQGNDITTVKDVDDSTGKLRSVQATLAGQASGNVLHHSYGYDALGNLKTRSDASTGVNESFQYDALNRLGLYTAVGGELPGAQSTQVLYDAAGNIRYKSDAGYYHYDPARPNRLTQITQEPAAGWTAAGAVTAANTGTRRLSYAFDDDRPGAKTVNGTALGNGNLWYTVSQDDANGRHTVRWQTYTSFDMPREIFLGDLTQPANPTATTADRTLSFVYGPEHQRVRQDVQLSANAPSHLQAGTTWYYNGADSQGLAYEKEVRANGTTEHKHYVDAGGITFALYVKREGHPDGKSATSIAYFHHDHLGSIAAVSNEAGAVVERMAYDPWGKRRLPNGTSDTLDALYGASTERGYTLHEHLDEMGLIHMNGRVFDPLVGRFMSADPNIQYPDNLQSHNRYAYVLNNPLLYTDPSGYFRFKLKRVVRVATAIVVAVYAPHMIYSAWAGSAAAAATAAGTTLTSAQVTGMWIGSNIAAGGISGAVSSGSLRGTVSGALTAGLMYGAGSIAPSGFGNVVAHAAVGCVGSAAGGGKCESGAAAGAVGSLFSQYGPSFENIVANTVAHAVAGGVGAVAGGGKFANGAETGAYGYLFNRMLHRGMVGAVPGSGGESVQARNQALAVRLDDFFADFFDQLSYVFKSDSAKLARNMSRDIDQMREPGQHAHHIVAQHNRAKPALAVLERVGMDVNSGFNGVFLDAKYHRNMHTYVYYDAVNQRLEGAGSYAEVAARLSVIRMQLISNTFPTGRN